The Blastococcus sp. HT6-4 genome window below encodes:
- a CDS encoding serine hydrolase domain-containing protein, with amino-acid sequence MAEVHGRCDERFAGVREALAEHLDGEELGASIAVDLDGETVVDLWGGYRDEARTQPWSEHTIVNVWSTTKCVLALSALMLVERGELDLYAPVGDYWPEFTAKGKKDVQVRHLLSHTSGVSGWEQPFSIRDMYDWDTATERLAQQRPWWEPGTASGYHANNQGHLVGEIVRRITNTTFKKFVADQIADRLGADFQIGARESEVSRIAPVVPPPPPDVDPRALDPESVAVKTFTGPLASAKAANSPEWRAADMGALNGHSNARGVMKVLRTLSLGGEAGGVRLLSPSTVDLVFDQQADGVDLVLGAPFRWGMGFCLGSPTVPYVPEGRTLFWGGWGGSLAVMDLDRRLTITYMMNRMGGGLIGSPRSEAYVRAVYDALG; translated from the coding sequence ATGGCCGAGGTCCACGGCAGGTGCGACGAGCGGTTCGCGGGGGTGCGCGAGGCGCTGGCCGAGCACCTGGACGGTGAGGAGCTCGGCGCGTCGATCGCCGTCGACCTCGACGGCGAGACCGTCGTCGACCTCTGGGGCGGGTACCGGGACGAGGCGCGCACCCAGCCGTGGTCGGAGCACACGATCGTCAACGTCTGGTCGACGACGAAGTGCGTGCTGGCGCTCTCGGCGCTGATGCTGGTCGAGCGCGGCGAGCTCGACCTGTACGCGCCGGTGGGGGACTACTGGCCGGAGTTCACGGCCAAGGGCAAGAAGGACGTGCAGGTGCGGCACCTGCTGTCGCACACCTCCGGCGTCTCGGGCTGGGAACAGCCGTTCTCGATCCGCGACATGTACGACTGGGACACGGCCACCGAGCGGCTGGCCCAGCAGCGGCCGTGGTGGGAGCCAGGGACGGCGTCGGGCTACCACGCGAACAACCAGGGGCACCTGGTCGGCGAGATCGTCCGGCGGATCACCAACACGACGTTCAAGAAGTTCGTGGCCGACCAGATCGCCGACCGGCTGGGTGCGGACTTCCAGATCGGCGCCCGCGAGTCGGAGGTGTCCCGCATCGCCCCGGTGGTGCCGCCACCGCCGCCGGACGTCGACCCGCGCGCGCTGGACCCGGAGTCGGTGGCCGTGAAGACCTTCACCGGCCCGCTCGCCTCGGCGAAGGCGGCCAACTCGCCCGAGTGGCGGGCCGCGGACATGGGCGCGCTGAACGGCCACTCCAACGCGCGCGGCGTGATGAAGGTGCTGCGGACGCTGTCACTCGGCGGCGAGGCCGGCGGGGTCCGGCTGCTGTCGCCCTCGACGGTGGACCTGGTGTTCGACCAGCAGGCCGACGGCGTCGACCTGGTGCTCGGCGCCCCGTTCCGGTGGGGCATGGGCTTCTGCCTGGGCTCGCCGACGGTGCCCTACGTGCCTGAGGGGCGCACGCTGTTCTGGGGTGGCTGGGGCGGCTCGCTCGCGGTGATGGACCTCGACCGGCGGCTGACGATCACCTACATGATGAACCGGATGGGCGGCGGGCTGATCGGCTCGCCGCGCAGCGAGGCCTACGTCCGCGCCGTCTACGACGCCCTGGGCTGA
- a CDS encoding SDR family NAD(P)-dependent oxidoreductase: MAWTEKDIPDLSGRTAVVTGGNGGLGFQTALALAGAGAHVVVAARDRAKTTAAVTRIGRRYPAASLEVVPLDLGDLARVSAAAGTILAGHGRVDVLVNNAGVMAMPQRTTADGFELQLGVNHLGHWAFTARLLPALLAAPAARVVTVTSTARHRARRLDPDDPHMTRSYGAWASYARAKMANLHFGLGLQQRFAGAGVAASSLVAHPGLSDTDLQARSVREGGAGWVGAFFEALTARSGMTPFEGARPQLRAATDPRATGGELYAPRFGSHGPAVRRPILRRFGLQERIDVLWEISERETGIPLEVRPA; the protein is encoded by the coding sequence ATGGCCTGGACCGAGAAGGACATCCCCGACCTCAGCGGGCGGACGGCCGTGGTGACCGGCGGCAACGGCGGGCTCGGCTTCCAGACGGCGCTGGCACTGGCCGGAGCGGGCGCGCACGTGGTGGTGGCTGCCCGGGACCGCGCCAAGACCACGGCCGCGGTGACGCGGATCGGGCGGCGGTACCCGGCGGCGTCGCTGGAGGTGGTGCCGCTGGACCTGGGCGACCTCGCGAGGGTGTCGGCCGCCGCGGGCACGATCCTGGCCGGGCACGGGCGCGTCGACGTCCTGGTGAACAACGCCGGGGTGATGGCGATGCCGCAGCGCACCACCGCCGACGGGTTCGAGCTGCAGCTCGGCGTCAACCATCTCGGGCACTGGGCCTTCACCGCGCGCCTGCTCCCGGCCCTGCTCGCGGCGCCGGCCGCGCGCGTGGTCACGGTGACGAGCACGGCGCGCCACCGCGCCCGGCGGCTCGATCCGGACGATCCGCACATGACGCGGAGCTACGGGGCATGGGCGTCGTACGCGCGGGCCAAGATGGCCAACCTGCACTTCGGCCTGGGCCTGCAGCAGCGCTTCGCCGGGGCCGGTGTCGCGGCGTCGTCGCTGGTCGCCCACCCGGGGCTGTCGGACACCGACCTGCAGGCGCGGTCGGTGCGGGAGGGCGGTGCCGGCTGGGTGGGCGCCTTCTTCGAGGCGCTGACGGCGCGGTCGGGGATGACGCCGTTCGAGGGCGCCCGGCCGCAGTTGCGGGCCGCGACCGACCCGCGGGCGACGGGCGGGGAGCTGTACGCGCCGCGGTTCGGCTCGCACGGGCCTGCGGTTCGCCGGCCGATCCTGCGACGGTTCGGCCTGCAGGAGCGGATCGACGTCCTGTGGGAGATCTCCGAGCGGGAGACCGGCATCCCGCTGGAGGTCCGCCCGGCGTGA
- a CDS encoding helix-turn-helix domain-containing protein yields the protein MTTRLDELPGRRCSIAGALDVVGDRWALLIVREVSLGAHRFGEILRGTGAPRERLAARLTALVDAGVLERREYSRTPPRADYHLTTAGLDLLPVLQSLMQWGDRYVADVPPAELHHHGHRISASWTCDVCGEPVGRGTERRVPDGSEPGHGPLPR from the coding sequence ATGACGACGCGACTCGACGAGCTACCGGGCCGGCGCTGCTCCATCGCGGGCGCGCTCGACGTCGTCGGCGACCGGTGGGCGCTGCTGATCGTCCGCGAGGTGTCGCTGGGCGCGCACCGGTTCGGCGAGATCCTGCGGGGCACCGGCGCACCGCGCGAGCGGCTGGCGGCCCGCCTGACCGCGCTGGTGGACGCCGGGGTGCTGGAGCGGCGGGAGTACAGCCGGACGCCGCCGCGCGCCGACTACCACCTGACCACGGCCGGGCTCGACCTGCTCCCGGTGCTGCAGTCGCTGATGCAGTGGGGTGACCGCTACGTCGCCGACGTCCCGCCGGCCGAGCTGCACCACCACGGGCACCGCATCTCCGCCTCCTGGACCTGCGACGTCTGCGGGGAGCCGGTGGGCCGGGGCACCGAACGGCGCGTGCCCGACGGCAGCGAGCCCGGGCACGGCCCGCTCCCCCGCTGA
- a CDS encoding MFS transporter, which produces MRTTAERRNSTTTRPGLVLLVVSAAVFLASLDLFIVNVAFPALSRSLDASTGALSWVLNGYTIGFAALLAPAGRVADRIGRRRVFLTGLATFGAGSLGCALAWGVGSLVAFRGVQSVGAAMVTATSLALLLHTFAPARRAQAIAVWSAVGGVAAALGPPIGGLLVEVSWRWVFLVNLPVVVAALAVGLRVLPESRDAAETRRPDVVGTALLVLAVGALAYALVEAPERGWGDGVVLGLLAAAVVAGVLVVARAAGAPLGLVPVLPLPLFRARAFSLACLAVAAFMAAFAAMLLGNVLWLTGGWGYSAIEAGFALVPGPLVAALTAVPAGRLGARIGCGVVAAAGTALFALGGLWWLTQIGADAHYATQFLPGQLLTGLGVGLALTNLSAAVSSALPPAALATGSATFGAARQLGATLGVALLLAAVAGNGGALPGADRGWLLVTVLAAGASALALAIGRAQHPDLPAR; this is translated from the coding sequence ATGCGCACGACGGCGGAACGACGGAATTCCACGACCACCCGTCCGGGCCTCGTGCTCCTCGTGGTCTCCGCGGCGGTCTTCCTCGCCAGCCTCGATCTGTTCATCGTCAACGTGGCGTTCCCGGCGCTGAGCCGCTCACTCGACGCCTCCACCGGTGCGCTGTCCTGGGTGCTGAACGGCTACACGATCGGTTTCGCCGCCCTGCTCGCCCCGGCCGGCCGTGTCGCCGATCGCATCGGCCGGCGGCGGGTCTTCCTCACCGGCCTCGCCACCTTCGGCGCCGGGTCGCTGGGCTGTGCGCTGGCCTGGGGCGTCGGCAGCCTGGTCGCCTTCCGCGGCGTGCAGTCCGTGGGCGCGGCGATGGTGACGGCGACGTCGCTGGCGCTGCTGCTGCACACCTTCGCGCCGGCCCGGCGCGCGCAGGCCATCGCGGTCTGGTCGGCCGTCGGGGGCGTCGCCGCCGCGCTCGGGCCGCCGATCGGCGGGCTGCTGGTCGAGGTGTCCTGGCGGTGGGTGTTCCTGGTGAACCTGCCGGTCGTGGTCGCCGCCCTCGCGGTGGGCCTGCGGGTGCTGCCCGAGTCACGGGATGCCGCCGAGACGCGCCGGCCCGACGTGGTGGGCACCGCGCTGCTGGTGCTCGCCGTCGGTGCGCTGGCGTACGCGCTGGTCGAGGCGCCCGAGCGGGGCTGGGGCGACGGCGTCGTCCTGGGGCTGCTGGCCGCGGCCGTGGTCGCCGGCGTGCTGGTCGTCGCCCGGGCCGCCGGTGCCCCGCTGGGGCTCGTCCCGGTCCTCCCGCTGCCGCTCTTCCGCGCCCGGGCGTTCTCGCTGGCCTGCCTCGCCGTGGCGGCGTTCATGGCCGCCTTCGCCGCGATGCTGCTAGGCAACGTGCTGTGGCTGACCGGCGGCTGGGGCTACTCGGCGATCGAGGCCGGCTTCGCGCTGGTGCCGGGCCCGCTGGTGGCCGCGCTGACGGCGGTCCCTGCCGGGCGGCTCGGTGCCCGGATCGGGTGCGGGGTGGTCGCCGCGGCCGGGACCGCCCTGTTCGCCCTCGGCGGGCTCTGGTGGCTCACGCAGATCGGCGCCGACGCCCACTACGCGACGCAGTTCCTCCCCGGGCAGCTGCTCACCGGCCTGGGCGTCGGGCTCGCCCTCACCAACCTGTCCGCGGCCGTGTCGTCGGCACTCCCGCCGGCGGCGCTCGCCACCGGCTCGGCCACCTTCGGCGCGGCGCGCCAACTCGGCGCCACGCTCGGCGTCGCCCTGCTGCTGGCCGCAGTGGCCGGGAACGGCGGGGCCCTGCCCGGCGCCGACCGCGGCTGGCTGCTCGTCACCGTCCTCGCTGCCGGGGCCAGTGCCCTCGCGCTCGCCATCGGCCGCGCCCAGCACCCCGACCTGCCCGCTCGCTGA
- a CDS encoding thioesterase family protein yields MDIAPPLLDRTRLVFDPSWRSFTSTQGGLVVGHLLAAAAALAGAPPRAVTAHLLSGVAPGVEAVVTAAADRSARTGSVRSELIQDGELRAVAQTLTLARPASPGIEHGAPAESPRVADGVPFELPRAYVPVAEHTEIRALGTSRPLAGGTEPRLHAWVRIRGGELESLVQLGVLLDALPPSLFAVRTVPAAMPTVELTAHLAGPVPGTGAWVRVDQRTVWCDADIAIDDVELRAEDGSLVARGRQTRRLLGP; encoded by the coding sequence ATGGACATCGCCCCGCCCCTCCTCGACCGGACCCGCCTCGTGTTCGACCCGAGCTGGCGGTCGTTCACCAGCACGCAGGGCGGGCTGGTCGTCGGCCACCTCCTGGCCGCCGCCGCAGCGCTGGCCGGGGCGCCCCCGCGCGCGGTGACCGCGCACCTCCTGAGCGGCGTCGCCCCCGGCGTCGAGGCGGTGGTGACGGCGGCGGCCGACCGCAGCGCCCGCACCGGCAGCGTGCGCAGCGAGCTGATCCAGGACGGCGAGCTGCGCGCGGTGGCCCAGACGCTCACCCTCGCCCGCCCCGCCTCCCCGGGGATCGAGCACGGTGCGCCGGCGGAGTCGCCGCGGGTCGCCGACGGCGTCCCGTTCGAGCTGCCGCGCGCGTACGTGCCGGTCGCCGAGCACACCGAGATCCGGGCGCTGGGCACCTCGCGTCCGCTCGCCGGGGGCACCGAGCCGCGGCTGCACGCGTGGGTGCGCATCCGCGGTGGGGAGCTCGAGTCGCTGGTGCAGCTCGGGGTGCTGCTCGACGCGCTCCCGCCGTCGCTGTTCGCCGTCCGCACCGTGCCGGCGGCGATGCCCACCGTCGAGCTCACCGCCCACCTCGCGGGCCCGGTGCCCGGGACGGGCGCGTGGGTGCGCGTCGACCAGCGGACCGTGTGGTGCGACGCCGACATCGCCATCGACGACGTGGAGCTGCGGGCGGAGGACGGCTCGCTGGTCGCCCGCGGCCGCCAGACCCGCCGCCTGCTCGGCCCGTGA
- a CDS encoding type II toxin-antitoxin system prevent-host-death family antitoxin, producing the protein MRIGVRELRQNASRYLARVKAGETVEVTERGVLVARLVPPLPSQSARDRLVAAGRLVPARSPRRLPEPVRTGGPSTGEVLDDLREDRL; encoded by the coding sequence GTGCGTATCGGCGTACGTGAGCTCCGGCAGAACGCCAGCAGGTATCTGGCGCGCGTCAAGGCGGGCGAAACGGTCGAGGTGACCGAACGGGGCGTGCTCGTCGCACGGCTCGTGCCTCCGCTGCCCTCGCAGTCCGCGCGGGACCGGCTGGTGGCCGCAGGGAGGCTGGTCCCGGCGAGGAGCCCGCGGCGCCTGCCGGAGCCGGTGCGCACGGGTGGACCGTCCACCGGTGAGGTGCTCGACGACCTCCGTGAGGACCGTCTGTGA
- a CDS encoding type II toxin-antitoxin system VapC family toxin codes for MIYLDSSALLKLVRAEEYSAELSSWLADRPDVPLVSSALARVEVLRACRRIDTRLLAPGRAVLAVLDTVPVDDDVLAAAAELPEPGLRSLDALHLASALSLDPDLEAFVAYDARLTAAAADAGLTVARPG; via the coding sequence GTGATCTACCTCGACTCGTCGGCCCTGCTGAAGCTGGTCCGCGCCGAGGAGTACAGCGCCGAACTGAGCTCCTGGCTGGCCGATCGACCGGACGTGCCCCTGGTGAGCAGCGCGCTGGCGCGGGTCGAGGTGCTCCGGGCGTGCCGACGGATCGATACGCGGCTGCTGGCACCGGGCCGTGCCGTCCTCGCCGTGCTGGACACCGTCCCCGTCGACGACGACGTCCTGGCGGCAGCGGCCGAGCTCCCCGAGCCCGGGCTGCGCAGTCTCGATGCGCTGCACCTGGCCAGCGCTCTGAGCCTGGATCCCGACCTCGAGGCATTCGTGGCCTACGACGCCCGGCTTACCGCCGCGGCCGCCGACGCAGGGTTGACGGTCGCTCGACCCGGCTGA
- a CDS encoding response regulator transcription factor has product MSDIRVLLVDDEELVRFGLRTVLESAGGFEVVGEAGNGADGVRAARELRPDVVLIDIRMPVLDGLTATRQMLALPQAPRVAVLTTFHVDEYVHAALAAGAGGFLLKDTPPREIAAAVRAVADGTATLSPAVTAAIIESYVDKKAAPRKAEALRRIADLSDREREVLALLGTGEPNAELAKRLFVSEATVKTYVSRLLTKLDLVNRTQAAILAHEAGLLDG; this is encoded by the coding sequence GTGAGCGACATCCGGGTGCTGCTGGTCGATGACGAGGAGCTGGTGCGGTTCGGGCTGCGGACCGTGCTGGAGTCGGCCGGCGGGTTCGAGGTGGTCGGCGAGGCGGGCAACGGCGCCGACGGCGTCCGGGCGGCCCGCGAGCTGCGCCCCGACGTCGTCCTCATCGACATCCGGATGCCGGTCCTGGACGGCCTGACCGCCACCAGGCAGATGCTCGCGCTGCCGCAGGCGCCGAGGGTCGCCGTCCTCACCACCTTCCACGTCGACGAGTACGTGCACGCGGCGCTGGCCGCCGGTGCCGGTGGCTTCCTGCTCAAGGACACCCCGCCGCGGGAGATCGCCGCCGCGGTGCGGGCCGTGGCCGACGGGACGGCGACCCTGTCCCCCGCCGTGACCGCCGCGATCATCGAGTCCTACGTGGACAAGAAGGCCGCCCCGCGCAAGGCCGAGGCGTTGCGCCGCATCGCCGACCTCTCCGACCGCGAGCGCGAGGTGCTGGCGCTGCTCGGCACCGGCGAACCCAACGCCGAGCTGGCGAAGCGGCTGTTCGTCAGCGAGGCGACGGTGAAGACCTACGTCTCCCGGCTGCTCACCAAGCTCGACCTGGTCAACCGCACCCAGGCGGCGATCCTCGCCCACGAGGCCGGCCTGCTCGACGGCTGA
- a CDS encoding histidine kinase, giving the protein MRLRDRFWGGLGAPGIALEAGIALLAGGSVLLGVGSLGPVPLAELALVPGALLVAALFLFLRRRAPLVPFAAGAALAAASVSLLGPLLFSTYAVGRYAGSWRIRAGAAVVGGVAVLVPLHLDSVGDWIAGVGSVALIVVLPGAIGVWQRTRTELLAALRDRAERAEAERELLAREAVLGERTRIARETHDAVGHRVSLMVLQAGAIEMAAQDADRVAQLAGNVQDAGRQALDELRQMVGVLRGTEVDEAAPLGPQPGLEDVPRLVEEARRAGMSVDLAGEPARVDPAVGRAAYRIVQEALTNAGKHAPGAPVAIALDRSADGLAVRVLNGAPTGVPAGTSGGGYGLVGLAERVRTLGGRFAAEPRLDGGFCVEAVLPA; this is encoded by the coding sequence ATGCGGCTCCGCGATCGGTTCTGGGGCGGCCTCGGCGCGCCCGGCATCGCGCTGGAGGCCGGTATCGCGCTGCTCGCAGGCGGATCGGTGCTGCTCGGCGTGGGCAGCCTCGGCCCCGTCCCGCTGGCCGAGCTGGCGCTCGTCCCCGGCGCGCTGCTGGTGGCTGCGCTCTTCCTCTTCCTCCGCCGCCGGGCCCCGCTCGTCCCGTTCGCGGCGGGCGCCGCCCTGGCCGCCGCCTCCGTCTCGCTCCTCGGGCCGCTCCTGTTCAGCACCTACGCCGTCGGCCGGTACGCGGGGTCGTGGCGCATCCGAGCGGGCGCGGCCGTCGTCGGCGGGGTGGCCGTCCTGGTGCCGCTGCACCTCGACTCGGTCGGCGATTGGATCGCCGGCGTCGGCAGCGTGGCGCTCATCGTGGTCCTCCCCGGGGCGATCGGGGTGTGGCAGCGCACCCGCACCGAGCTGCTGGCCGCCCTCCGCGACCGCGCCGAGAGGGCCGAGGCCGAGCGGGAGCTGCTGGCGCGGGAGGCGGTGCTCGGCGAGCGGACCCGCATCGCCCGGGAGACGCACGACGCCGTCGGCCACCGGGTGAGCCTCATGGTGCTGCAGGCGGGCGCCATCGAGATGGCCGCGCAGGACGCCGACCGGGTCGCGCAGCTCGCCGGCAACGTGCAGGACGCCGGGCGGCAGGCGCTCGACGAGCTGCGCCAGATGGTCGGCGTGCTGCGCGGCACCGAGGTGGACGAGGCCGCGCCGCTCGGCCCGCAGCCGGGGCTGGAGGACGTCCCGCGGCTGGTGGAGGAGGCCCGCCGGGCGGGGATGAGCGTCGACCTCGCCGGGGAGCCGGCGCGCGTCGATCCCGCCGTCGGCCGGGCGGCCTACCGGATCGTGCAGGAGGCGCTCACCAACGCCGGCAAGCACGCGCCCGGCGCACCGGTGGCGATCGCGCTGGACCGGAGCGCCGACGGACTCGCCGTCCGGGTCCTCAACGGCGCACCGACCGGCGTTCCCGCGGGAACGTCCGGCGGCGGGTACGGCCTGGTGGGGTTGGCTGAGCGGGTGCGCACCCTCGGCGGCCGGTTCGCGGCCGAACCCCGGCTGGACGGCGGCTTCTGCGTCGAGGCGGTGCTGCCCGCGTGA
- a CDS encoding ABC transporter ATP-binding protein — MITVSGLTKQYGGRTVVDDVSFALEPGTVTGFLGPNGAGKTTTMRMMTGLVPASAGTATVDGKPYADLPNPGAVMGTLLDASAVHPGRTGRTHLRLLASGIGVPASRVDEVLAMVGLVDAGGRRIGGYSLGMRQRLGIAGALLADPPVLMLDEPANGLDPEGIRWMRDLLRGHAARGGTVLLSSHLLGEVEHTVHRLLVIGQGRIVADGPVSTLLGGDGTAVRAVDPCALAAALQSAGFHVQHGADDVLVVPGVQPEDVGAVAAAGGHALIDLRPVQRGLENLFFQLTAAS; from the coding sequence ATGATCACGGTCAGCGGACTGACCAAGCAGTACGGCGGGCGGACCGTCGTCGACGACGTCTCGTTCGCCCTCGAACCCGGCACCGTCACCGGCTTCCTCGGGCCCAACGGCGCGGGCAAGACCACCACGATGCGGATGATGACCGGCCTGGTGCCGGCGTCGGCCGGAACGGCGACCGTCGACGGGAAGCCTTACGCCGACCTGCCGAACCCCGGCGCGGTCATGGGGACGCTCCTCGACGCCTCCGCCGTCCACCCCGGCCGCACCGGGCGGACGCACCTGCGGCTGCTCGCCTCCGGCATCGGCGTCCCGGCGTCCCGCGTCGACGAGGTGCTGGCCATGGTCGGGCTGGTCGACGCGGGCGGGCGGCGGATCGGCGGCTACTCGCTGGGCATGCGGCAGCGGCTGGGGATCGCCGGGGCGCTGCTGGCGGACCCGCCGGTGCTGATGCTCGACGAGCCGGCCAACGGCCTCGACCCGGAGGGCATCCGCTGGATGCGCGACCTGCTGCGTGGCCACGCCGCCCGCGGCGGGACGGTGCTGCTCTCCTCCCACCTGCTCGGCGAGGTCGAGCACACGGTGCACCGGCTGCTGGTGATCGGGCAGGGGCGGATCGTCGCCGACGGCCCGGTGAGCACCCTGTTGGGCGGTGACGGCACCGCGGTCCGCGCCGTCGACCCGTGCGCCCTGGCGGCCGCGCTCCAGTCGGCAGGGTTCCACGTGCAACACGGGGCCGACGACGTGCTGGTGGTGCCGGGGGTGCAGCCGGAGGACGTCGGTGCGGTGGCCGCCGCGGGCGGTCACGCCCTGATCGACCTGCGCCCGGTGCAGCGCGGCCTCGAAAACCTCTTCTTCCAGCTCACGGCCGCGTCGTGA
- a CDS encoding carbon monoxide dehydrogenase subunit G has protein sequence MKLDGSAVLHGDPEKVWDVITDPAVLARTIPGCETLEQVGDDEYKMNVSVGVGAIKGTYAGEVRLADKQHPKCYVMHAAGAGAPGNARAQVTINLEPAGEGTTTLTYSADAVIGGPVAGVGQRMITGVAKRMAGQFFKAIDDELTGKAVPTPAAPAAPVPAAPVAGEAAPAAAPAVFAGKAGVPTGAPGDVQTLALGALGGAALTLIGILVGYRLGHRR, from the coding sequence GTGAAGCTCGACGGCTCTGCGGTGCTGCACGGCGACCCCGAGAAGGTCTGGGACGTGATCACCGACCCCGCCGTGCTGGCGCGGACGATCCCCGGCTGCGAGACGCTCGAGCAGGTCGGCGACGACGAGTACAAGATGAACGTCTCCGTCGGCGTCGGGGCGATCAAGGGGACGTACGCGGGCGAGGTGCGCCTGGCCGACAAGCAGCACCCGAAGTGCTACGTCATGCACGCCGCCGGCGCCGGTGCGCCGGGCAACGCGCGGGCGCAGGTGACGATCAACCTCGAGCCGGCCGGCGAGGGGACGACGACGCTGACCTACTCGGCCGACGCCGTCATCGGTGGACCGGTCGCGGGCGTGGGTCAGCGGATGATCACCGGCGTCGCCAAGCGGATGGCGGGGCAGTTCTTCAAGGCGATCGACGACGAGCTGACCGGCAAGGCCGTCCCGACACCTGCCGCGCCTGCCGCCCCGGTTCCCGCTGCTCCGGTCGCGGGCGAGGCCGCTCCTGCCGCGGCCCCTGCGGTGTTCGCGGGCAAGGCAGGCGTTCCCACGGGAGCGCCCGGCGACGTCCAGACCCTCGCGCTCGGCGCCCTCGGCGGAGCCGCGCTGACCCTGATCGGCATCCTGGTCGGCTACCGCCTCGGCCACCGCCGCTAA